Proteins from a single region of Platichthys flesus chromosome 16, fPlaFle2.1, whole genome shotgun sequence:
- the LOC133970442 gene encoding neurexophilin-1 — protein MHPNRGFILLLLNGTACLVALGQEDESSSPKSSSDDSSKTLGLRGEQAPLSPLSRWMLHSKSRAANDTSLELAYRSPLPFSKQEFSKQEFWEMLGSDLLKPDASSSRVKRRPIVKTGKFKKMFGWGDFYSNIKTVRLNLLITGKIVDHGNGTFSVYFRHNSTGQGNISVSLVPPVKAVEFDLERQSVVYPKDSKIFNCRVDYEKVDRSKRTSLCNYDPSKTCFQEQIQSHVSWICSKPFKVICIYISFYSTDYRLVQKVCPDYNYHNEMPYLPSG, from the exons ATGCACCCCAACCGCGGCttcatcctgctcctcctcaacGGAACCGCGTGTTTG GTGGCCCTGGGTCAAGAAGATGAGTCCTCCAGCCCCAAAAGCTCTTCAGACGACTCCTCCAAGACATTGGGCCTCCGGGGCGAGCAGGCTCCCCTCTCGCCCCTGAGCCGCTGGATGCTTCACAGTAAGAGCAGAGCTGCTAATGACACCTCTTTGGAGCTGGCCTACCGCTCCCCACTCCCTTTCTCCAAGCAGGAATTTTCGAAACAGGAGTTCTGGGAGATGTTGGGCAGCGACCTGCTCAAGCCTGATGCCTCCAGCTCCAGGGTCAAACGCCGGCCAATTGTTAAGACCGGCAAGTTCAAGAAGATGTTTGGCTGGGGAGACTTCTATTCCAACATCAAGACAGTGAGGCTCAACCTGCTGATCACCGGCAAGATTGTGGACCATGGTAACGGCACGTTCAGCGTCTACTTCCGCCATAACTCCACAGGCCAGGGCAACATCTCAGTCAGCCTGGTGCCACCTGTCAAGGCGGTGGAGTTTGACCTGGAGCGCCAGAGCGTGGTCTACCCTAAGGACTCCAAGATCTTCAACTGCCGCGTGGACTATGAGAAGGTGGATCGCAGCAAGCGCACCTCGCTGTGCAACTACGACCCGTCCAAGACCTGCTTCCAGGAGCAGATTCAGAGCCACGTGTCCTGGATTTGCTCCAAGCCTTTCAAAGTCATCTGCATCTATATATCCTTCTATAGTACGGACTACCGCCTGGTGCAGAAGGTTTGCCCGGACTACAACTACCATAACGAGATGCCCTATCTGCCCTCGGGCTAG